One Bradyrhizobium zhanjiangense DNA segment encodes these proteins:
- a CDS encoding PAS-domain containing protein — protein sequence MRFGWRAISGPVLTAATLLLAMLFDRFVPTPSPAPLLVCLVALAGALSGLASAMTSAAVAVIGAALLFLNHHGVSGYGNADLVRLGLLAITVAGTAGITGLMRARMLGTFAAERQSHATAARLSAALDQIDIGVVLLDAETRAEFINRAFREYFAVPDQIADGKPPFIALMYHGRDTGAFELPEDELGTFIAQRMEMVRIGDATPISIALRNGEVLRFVCTALPDGGRMLSYTPVTDLVRHTDAPASADYYRSLRDPANRRLMSYLRVAE from the coding sequence ATGCGGTTCGGATGGCGCGCGATCTCCGGTCCGGTGCTGACGGCAGCGACCCTGCTGCTGGCGATGCTCTTCGATCGCTTCGTCCCCACTCCCTCGCCTGCGCCGCTGCTGGTCTGCCTCGTGGCGCTTGCCGGCGCGCTGTCGGGCCTCGCCTCGGCCATGACCAGTGCAGCCGTCGCGGTGATCGGCGCGGCACTGCTCTTCCTCAACCATCACGGCGTCTCCGGCTATGGCAACGCGGATCTGGTCCGGCTCGGCCTCCTGGCAATCACGGTTGCCGGCACCGCTGGCATCACCGGCCTGATGCGCGCGCGGATGCTCGGCACGTTCGCGGCCGAGCGCCAGAGCCACGCCACCGCCGCACGCCTGTCGGCCGCGCTCGACCAGATCGATATCGGCGTCGTGCTGCTCGATGCTGAGACGCGGGCCGAATTCATCAACCGCGCGTTCCGCGAATATTTTGCGGTGCCGGACCAGATCGCCGACGGCAAGCCGCCCTTCATCGCGCTGATGTATCACGGCCGCGACACCGGCGCGTTCGAGCTGCCCGAGGACGAACTCGGCACCTTCATCGCCCAGCGCATGGAGATGGTGCGGATCGGCGATGCCACGCCGATCAGCATTGCCTTGCGCAACGGCGAGGTGCTGCGTTTCGTCTGCACCGCGCTGCCCGACGGCGGCCGCATGCTGAGCTACACGCCGGTGACCGACCTCGTGCGCCACACCGATGCGCCGGCGAGCGCCGACTACTATCGCTCGCTGCGCGATCCCGCGAACCGAAGGCTGATGAGCTATCTCCGCGTTGCGGAGTAG
- a CDS encoding glutathione S-transferase family protein, translated as MYKLYSMQRSGNSYKVRLALALLNVPYEAIEIDILRGESRTPDFLSKNPSGQVPLLEVGNDRYLAESNAILWYVAVGTPLAPENRIDRAEALQWMFFEQHALEPNIGAAYFWLSLVKGGRDLQTHSLEDWMERGYGALQVMENHLKTNAYFAARQLTVADIALYGYTHLADRCDFDLSTFPAVRDWLKRVEAAPGFVTMDWRPADIDDPASIAAGA; from the coding sequence ATGTACAAGCTCTATTCGATGCAGCGCTCCGGCAACAGCTACAAGGTCCGCCTTGCGCTGGCGCTGCTCAACGTGCCCTATGAGGCCATCGAGATCGACATTCTGCGCGGCGAGAGCCGCACGCCGGACTTTCTGTCGAAGAACCCGTCCGGCCAGGTGCCGCTGCTCGAGGTCGGGAACGACCGCTATCTCGCCGAGTCCAACGCCATCCTCTGGTACGTTGCCGTCGGCACGCCGCTCGCGCCGGAGAACCGCATCGACCGCGCCGAGGCGCTGCAGTGGATGTTCTTCGAGCAGCACGCGCTCGAACCCAACATCGGCGCGGCCTATTTCTGGCTGTCGCTGGTCAAGGGCGGCCGCGATCTGCAGACCCATTCGCTGGAGGATTGGATGGAGCGCGGCTATGGCGCGCTCCAGGTGATGGAGAACCACCTCAAGACCAACGCCTATTTCGCCGCCCGCCAGCTCACGGTCGCCGATATCGCGCTCTATGGCTACACCCATCTCGCCGACCGCTGCGACTTCGATCTTTCGACTTTCCCAGCGGTCCGGGACTGGCTGAAGCGCGTGGAAGCTGCGCCCGGCTTCGTGACGATGGACTGGCGCCCGGCCGACATCGACGACCCCGCCAGCATTGCCGCGGGCGCCTGA
- a CDS encoding pyridoxal phosphate-dependent aminotransferase codes for MSFLAAALDRVKPSATIAVTDKARALKAAGRNVIGLGAGEPDFDTPANIKLAAIRAIEAGKTKYTAVDGIPELKEAIIGKFQRENGVAYKPNQIIVGTGGKQVLYNALMATINPGDEVIIPAPYWVSYPEMVALAGGEPVPVVCTAATGFKLQAEALERAITPKTKWVILCSPSNPTGAAYTKSELKALTDVLLRHPHVWVMTDDMYEHLVYDDFQFTTVAQVEPKLYDRTLTVNGVSKAYCMTGWRIGYAGGPAQLIKAMSTIQSQSTSNPSSIAQWAAVEALNGPQDFIPANNKVFKERRDLVVSMLNQAKGIECPRPEGAFYVYPSCAGTIGKTAPSGKVIDNDETFVTELLETEGVAVVQGSAFGLGPAFRISYATKTSDLEDACKRIQRFCGNLR; via the coding sequence ATGTCCTTCCTTGCCGCTGCGCTCGACCGTGTGAAGCCGTCCGCGACCATCGCGGTCACGGATAAAGCACGCGCGCTGAAAGCGGCGGGCCGCAACGTCATCGGCTTAGGTGCCGGCGAGCCCGACTTCGACACGCCCGCCAACATCAAGCTGGCGGCGATCCGCGCCATCGAGGCCGGCAAGACCAAGTACACCGCGGTCGACGGCATCCCCGAGCTGAAGGAAGCCATCATCGGCAAGTTTCAGCGCGAGAACGGCGTCGCCTACAAGCCGAACCAGATCATCGTCGGCACCGGCGGCAAGCAAGTGCTCTACAACGCGCTGATGGCGACCATCAATCCGGGCGACGAGGTGATCATTCCCGCGCCCTATTGGGTCAGCTATCCTGAAATGGTGGCGCTTGCCGGCGGCGAGCCGGTGCCGGTGGTCTGCACCGCCGCGACCGGCTTCAAGCTCCAGGCCGAGGCGCTGGAGCGCGCGATCACGCCGAAGACCAAATGGGTGATCCTGTGCTCGCCGTCGAATCCGACGGGAGCTGCCTACACCAAGTCCGAACTGAAGGCGCTCACCGACGTGCTGCTCAGGCATCCCCATGTTTGGGTGATGACCGACGATATGTACGAGCATCTCGTCTATGACGACTTCCAGTTCACCACCGTCGCGCAGGTCGAGCCGAAACTCTACGACCGCACGCTCACCGTGAACGGCGTGTCGAAGGCCTATTGCATGACCGGCTGGCGCATCGGCTATGCCGGTGGCCCGGCGCAGCTGATCAAGGCGATGTCGACCATCCAGTCGCAGTCGACCTCGAACCCGTCGTCGATTGCGCAATGGGCGGCGGTCGAAGCGCTGAACGGTCCGCAGGACTTCATCCCCGCCAACAACAAGGTGTTCAAGGAGCGCCGCGATCTCGTCGTCTCCATGCTCAACCAGGCCAAGGGCATCGAGTGCCCGCGGCCCGAAGGCGCGTTCTACGTCTATCCGTCCTGCGCCGGCACGATCGGCAAGACCGCGCCGTCGGGCAAGGTGATCGATAATGACGAGACGTTCGTCACCGAGCTCCTGGAGACCGAAGGCGTCGCCGTGGTGCAGGGCTCGGCCTTCGGCCTCGGACCTGCGTTCCGCATCTCCTATGCGACCAAGACCTCCGACCTCGAAGACGCCTGCAAGCGCATCCAGCGCTTCTGCGGCAATCTGCGGTAA
- a CDS encoding DUF992 domain-containing protein: MRRSFLLAGLTAASLVVSVAAASAQQRMTRIGVLECRGGASVGFIVGSVTHLGCVLRADGLPDDRYVATIRKVGLDIGITQETALAWGVFAPVDRLGPGDLSGNYAGAQGSASVGVGLGGNVLVGGSNNSIALQPLSVQGQVGLNVAAGLESLELRPGR, encoded by the coding sequence ATGCGCCGTTCGTTCCTCCTCGCCGGGCTCACCGCCGCAAGCCTCGTTGTCTCCGTCGCTGCTGCCAGCGCGCAGCAACGGATGACGCGGATCGGCGTGCTCGAATGCCGCGGCGGCGCCAGCGTCGGCTTCATCGTGGGATCGGTGACCCATCTCGGCTGCGTGCTGCGCGCCGACGGCCTGCCCGACGACCGCTACGTCGCGACGATCCGCAAAGTCGGCCTCGACATCGGCATCACCCAGGAGACGGCGCTCGCCTGGGGCGTGTTCGCGCCGGTCGACCGGCTCGGCCCCGGTGATCTCTCCGGCAATTACGCTGGCGCGCAGGGCAGCGCCTCGGTCGGCGTCGGGCTTGGTGGCAACGTGCTGGTCGGCGGCTCCAACAATTCAATCGCGCTCCAGCCGCTCAGCGTGCAGGGCCAGGTCGGCCTCAACGTCGCCGCGGGTCTGGAGAGCCTGGAACTTCGTCCAGGGCGTTGA
- a CDS encoding elongation factor G has translation MGQDVRSPRGPRCIALVGPFQSGKTTLLEAILARTGAIPRAGSVDAGTSVGDATPEARDHKMTVGLTAATTSFMGDSYTFLDCPGSVEFAHDMRAVLPAVDAAVVVCEADEKKLPQLQIILRELEELKIPRFLFLNKIDRASERIRETLAMLQPASCVPLVLRQIPIWNGELIEGFVDLALERAFIYREHKASEVIALEGGNLDREKEARFSMLEKLADHDDALMEQLLEDIQPPRDAVFDDLARELREGLICPVLLGAAARENGVLRLMKALRHEAPGVAETAKRLGVPDTKDALGYVFKTLHSQHGGKLSLTRLLAGHLDDGATLQSSAGGTGRISGILAVNGAYDTKRASAEAGDTVALAKLDPVKTGDTVSSGKTPPAALVAVEPTPPVLAISIAATDRKDDVKLGQAMARLHEEDPSLVVVQNAKTHDTVLWGQGEMHLRVAGERLRDRFGVKITSHPPAIGYQETIRKPITQRGRHKKQSGGHGQFGDVVLDIRPLPRGDGFKFAEKVVGGAVPRNYIPAVEEGVVDGLARGPLGFPVTDVEVTLTDGSYHSVDSSDLAFRTAARVGLNEGLPQCQPVLLEPIHMVEIVCPTDATAKINAILSARRGQILGFDTRDGWSGWDCVRAMMPEAEIGELIVELRSATAGAGSFTRQFDHMAEVTGRAADQIIAAHQHAA, from the coding sequence ATGGGACAAGACGTCAGAAGTCCCCGAGGTCCACGGTGCATTGCGCTGGTGGGCCCATTCCAAAGCGGTAAAACCACACTTCTCGAAGCAATCCTGGCGCGAACGGGTGCGATCCCGCGCGCCGGCAGCGTCGATGCCGGAACTTCCGTCGGCGACGCCACGCCAGAGGCCCGTGATCACAAGATGACCGTCGGGCTGACTGCCGCCACCACGAGTTTCATGGGCGACAGCTACACCTTCCTCGACTGTCCCGGTTCCGTCGAATTCGCCCACGACATGCGCGCCGTGTTGCCCGCGGTCGATGCCGCGGTCGTGGTCTGCGAGGCCGACGAGAAGAAGCTGCCGCAGCTTCAGATCATCCTGCGCGAGCTGGAGGAGCTGAAGATCCCGCGTTTCCTGTTCCTCAACAAGATCGACCGCGCCAGCGAGCGGATCCGCGAGACGCTCGCAATGCTGCAGCCCGCCTCGTGCGTGCCGCTGGTGCTGCGCCAGATTCCGATCTGGAACGGCGAGCTGATCGAGGGCTTCGTCGATCTCGCGCTGGAGCGCGCCTTCATCTATCGCGAGCACAAGGCCTCCGAGGTGATCGCGCTCGAAGGCGGCAATCTCGACCGCGAGAAGGAGGCTCGCTTCTCGATGCTGGAGAAGCTCGCCGATCACGACGATGCGCTGATGGAGCAGCTGCTCGAAGACATCCAGCCGCCGCGCGATGCCGTGTTCGACGACCTTGCCCGCGAATTGCGCGAAGGGCTGATCTGTCCGGTGCTGCTGGGCGCCGCCGCGCGCGAAAACGGCGTGCTGCGTCTGATGAAAGCGCTGCGCCACGAGGCGCCCGGCGTTGCGGAGACCGCAAAACGTCTCGGCGTTCCCGACACCAAGGATGCGCTCGGCTACGTCTTCAAGACGCTGCATTCGCAGCACGGCGGCAAGCTGTCGCTGACGCGGCTGCTCGCCGGCCATCTCGACGATGGTGCGACGCTGCAATCCTCAGCCGGTGGCACGGGGCGCATCTCCGGTATCCTCGCCGTCAACGGCGCCTACGACACCAAGCGTGCCTCGGCCGAAGCCGGCGACACCGTGGCGCTCGCCAAGCTCGATCCCGTAAAGACCGGCGACACCGTCTCGAGCGGCAAGACGCCGCCGGCTGCGCTCGTCGCCGTGGAGCCGACGCCGCCGGTGCTCGCGATCTCGATCGCGGCCACAGATCGCAAGGACGACGTGAAGCTCGGCCAGGCGATGGCCCGGCTGCACGAGGAGGATCCCTCGCTGGTCGTGGTGCAGAACGCCAAGACCCATGACACCGTGCTGTGGGGCCAGGGCGAGATGCATCTGCGCGTCGCCGGCGAGCGGCTGCGCGACCGCTTCGGCGTTAAGATCACCTCGCATCCGCCCGCGATCGGCTATCAGGAGACCATCCGCAAGCCGATCACCCAGCGCGGGCGTCACAAGAAGCAGTCCGGCGGTCACGGCCAGTTCGGCGATGTCGTGCTCGACATCAGGCCGCTGCCGCGCGGCGACGGCTTCAAGTTCGCCGAGAAGGTGGTCGGTGGCGCGGTGCCGCGCAATTACATCCCGGCGGTGGAGGAAGGCGTCGTCGACGGGCTGGCGCGCGGCCCGCTCGGTTTCCCCGTCACCGACGTGGAGGTGACGCTGACCGACGGCTCCTATCACAGCGTCGACTCGTCGGACCTCGCCTTCCGCACGGCGGCGCGGGTCGGGCTCAACGAGGGCCTGCCGCAATGTCAGCCGGTGTTGCTCGAGCCGATCCACATGGTCGAGATCGTCTGCCCGACCGACGCCACCGCCAAGATCAACGCGATCCTGTCGGCGCGGCGTGGCCAGATCCTCGGCTTCGACACGCGCGACGGCTGGAGCGGCTGGGACTGCGTCCGCGCCATGATGCCGGAAGCCGAGATCGGCGAGCTCATCGTCGAACTGCGCTCGGCCACCGCCGGCGCCGGCAGCTTCACCCGCCAGTTCGACCACATGGCCGAAGTGACCGGCCGCGCCGCCGACCAGATCATCGCCGCCCACCAGCACGCGGCGTGA
- a CDS encoding helix-turn-helix domain-containing protein — MITSFQMRAARALLGIDQKTLAELAGVSLPTIQRMEASTGNVRGVVETLIKVVEAFDRAGVELIGEQARSDIGGRGVRLKEPGPPRRVGA; from the coding sequence GTGATCACGTCGTTCCAGATGCGGGCAGCGCGGGCGCTGCTCGGCATTGACCAGAAAACCCTGGCCGAGCTCGCCGGCGTTTCGCTGCCGACCATCCAGCGGATGGAAGCCAGCACCGGCAATGTTCGCGGCGTGGTCGAGACCCTGATCAAGGTGGTCGAGGCGTTCGATCGGGCCGGCGTCGAGCTGATCGGCGAGCAGGCGCGCAGCGACATTGGCGGGCGCGGCGTTCGCCTCAAGGAGCCGGGGCCGCCGCGGCGGGTGGGGGCATGA
- a CDS encoding SulP family inorganic anion transporter produces the protein MSITSDQAGQLHQLRRPTFVELYLPKLVTIWREGYGVADFRADVFAGLTVAIVALPLSMAIAIASGVTPDRGLYTAVVGGFIVSLLGGSRFQIGGPAGAFIVLVAVTAERHGVDGVILATMMAGLFLVAAGLLRVGTYIKFIPYPVTVGFTAGIAVIIFASQLRDLGGITLAGKEPSEFVPKLVALAGGLNTINPSAVVVAIGSIVIIAALRRWRPSWPGILIAVALAAVASAVLSLPVETIGSRFGGIPRELPSPALPAFSLEKAKAVLPDAIAFALLAAIESLLSAVVADGMTGRRHRSNCELVAQGVANIGSALFGGICVTGLIARTATNIRAGARGPLAGMLHSVFLLLFMLIAAPLASYIPLAALASVLVVVAWTMAEKQEFATLLRSSWGDAVVLLATFLLTIFRDLTEGILVGFALGAVLFIHRMAEMTGIEERTPLVVPDRPDDSNGARVPYDSALAVDRDVLVYRITGAFFFGAASAIGGVLDGVADQRKAFVVDFAAVPFLDSTAANVLGRVAAKAHRQGIRLFITGASPAVRRALLTHGVTPPRARYRQSLERAIADIKGRATQPEADEVAAS, from the coding sequence ATGAGCATCACAAGCGATCAAGCGGGCCAACTGCATCAGCTTCGCCGGCCGACCTTTGTCGAATTGTATTTGCCAAAGCTCGTCACCATTTGGCGTGAGGGGTACGGCGTCGCGGACTTTCGCGCCGACGTCTTCGCCGGCCTCACCGTCGCGATCGTGGCACTGCCGCTGTCGATGGCGATCGCGATCGCCTCGGGCGTGACACCGGACCGCGGCCTCTACACCGCCGTCGTCGGCGGCTTCATCGTGTCCCTACTCGGCGGCAGCCGTTTCCAGATCGGCGGACCCGCGGGCGCCTTTATCGTCCTGGTTGCGGTGACGGCCGAGCGGCACGGCGTCGACGGCGTGATCCTCGCCACCATGATGGCGGGGCTGTTCCTGGTCGCCGCAGGCCTGTTGCGGGTCGGCACCTACATCAAGTTCATTCCCTATCCTGTGACCGTCGGCTTCACCGCCGGCATCGCCGTCATCATTTTTGCGAGCCAGCTCCGCGATCTCGGCGGGATCACGCTGGCCGGGAAAGAGCCCAGCGAATTCGTTCCCAAGCTCGTTGCGCTCGCCGGAGGCCTCAACACCATCAATCCATCGGCCGTCGTGGTCGCGATCGGCAGCATCGTCATCATCGCCGCCTTGCGGCGCTGGCGGCCGTCCTGGCCCGGCATCCTGATCGCGGTTGCGCTCGCGGCGGTCGCGAGCGCCGTGCTGTCGCTGCCGGTCGAGACCATCGGCTCGCGCTTCGGCGGCATTCCGCGCGAGCTGCCCTCGCCGGCGCTGCCCGCGTTCTCGCTGGAGAAGGCAAAGGCCGTGCTGCCGGACGCGATTGCATTTGCGCTGCTGGCGGCCATCGAATCGTTGTTGTCGGCCGTGGTGGCCGACGGCATGACCGGACGCCGTCATCGCTCCAATTGCGAGCTGGTGGCGCAAGGCGTCGCCAATATCGGCTCGGCGCTGTTCGGCGGCATCTGCGTTACCGGCCTGATTGCGCGCACCGCGACCAACATCCGCGCCGGTGCGCGCGGCCCGCTCGCGGGCATGCTGCATTCGGTCTTCCTGCTGCTGTTCATGCTGATCGCGGCGCCGCTCGCAAGCTACATTCCGCTCGCAGCGCTCGCCTCCGTGCTCGTCGTGGTGGCTTGGACCATGGCGGAGAAGCAGGAATTCGCGACGCTGCTGCGCTCGTCATGGGGCGATGCCGTCGTGCTGCTCGCAACCTTCCTGCTCACGATCTTCCGCGATCTGACCGAAGGCATTCTGGTCGGCTTCGCGCTCGGCGCGGTGCTGTTCATCCATCGCATGGCGGAGATGACGGGCATCGAGGAGCGTACGCCGCTGGTGGTCCCCGATCGCCCCGATGACAGCAACGGTGCGCGCGTTCCCTACGATTCCGCGCTTGCGGTCGACCGCGACGTGCTGGTCTATCGCATCACCGGTGCGTTCTTCTTCGGCGCCGCCTCTGCGATTGGAGGCGTGCTCGACGGCGTCGCCGACCAGCGCAAGGCCTTCGTGGTCGATTTCGCCGCGGTGCCGTTCCTGGACTCCACCGCGGCGAACGTGCTCGGGCGCGTCGCCGCCAAGGCCCATCGCCAGGGCATCAGGCTGTTCATCACGGGGGCATCGCCGGCGGTTCGTCGCGCGCTGCTCACCCATGGCGTGACGCCGCCCCGCGCGCGGTATCGCCAGAGCCTCGAGCGAGCGATTGCCGATATCAAGGGCCGCGCAACGCAGCCCGAGGCCGATGAGGTTGCCGCGAGCTGA
- a CDS encoding shikimate dehydrogenase — MTRAPAACLIGWPAAHSRSPLIHHYWLRTLGIEGGYVIEAVPPEDLRDFVLRLSLRGFVGANVTIPHKEGVLALSKPDARATAVGAANTLWFEDGELHATNTDVEGFIGNLDASAPGWDTAEEALVLGAGGSSRAVVFGLRERGIKRIHLANRTIARAETLARQFGPNVHPVAWDAINDVLPRAKLLVNTTSLGMHGQPSLDVDVARLPQAAVVADLVYVPLVTPLLAAAKARGLKTADGLGMLLHQAVRGFELWFGQRPEVTAELRALVEADLTKT, encoded by the coding sequence GTGACCAGGGCTCCCGCCGCTTGTCTGATCGGATGGCCGGCGGCGCATTCGCGCTCGCCGCTGATTCATCATTACTGGCTGCGCACGCTCGGGATCGAGGGCGGCTACGTCATCGAGGCGGTTCCGCCCGAGGATCTGCGCGACTTCGTGCTGCGGCTGTCGCTGCGCGGCTTCGTCGGTGCCAACGTCACCATCCCGCACAAGGAGGGCGTGCTGGCGCTGTCGAAACCCGATGCGCGGGCAACGGCCGTCGGCGCGGCCAATACGCTGTGGTTCGAAGACGGCGAGCTGCACGCGACCAACACCGACGTCGAAGGCTTCATCGGCAATCTCGACGCCAGCGCGCCCGGCTGGGATACGGCTGAGGAGGCGCTGGTGCTCGGGGCCGGCGGCTCCTCGCGCGCCGTCGTGTTCGGGCTGCGCGAGCGGGGCATCAAGCGCATCCATCTCGCCAATCGCACCATCGCGCGGGCGGAGACGCTGGCAAGACAGTTCGGGCCGAACGTGCACCCCGTTGCATGGGATGCGATCAACGACGTTCTGCCGCGTGCAAAACTTCTCGTGAACACGACCTCGCTCGGCATGCATGGCCAGCCTTCACTCGACGTCGATGTTGCGCGCCTGCCGCAGGCCGCCGTGGTCGCCGATCTCGTTTATGTCCCGCTGGTGACGCCGCTGCTTGCGGCAGCAAAAGCGCGCGGCCTTAAGACCGCCGACGGGCTCGGCATGCTGCTGCACCAGGCGGTGCGCGGCTTCGAGCTGTGGTTCGGCCAGCGGCCTGAGGTCACCGCCGAGCTGCGCGCGCTGGTCGAGGCCGATCTCACAAAGACTTGA
- a CDS encoding alpha-hydroxy acid oxidase — MKHITCIDDLRALHKRRVPKAFFDYCDRGSYAEETLRANREDMQAIKFRQRILVDVSKRDTSTTILGEPSTMPLILAPVGLLGMQHGDGEIHACRAAQAAGIPFTQSTMSICSIEDIAASVEKPFWFQLYVMKDRGFIKDLIQRAIAAKCSALVLTVDLQVIGQRHADIKNGMTVPPEWSLSKLLDFASKPAWVSGVLQGKRRTFGNIAGHVKNTEDLNRLAEWTASQFDTSLNWKDVEWVRSIWPGKLVIKGILDVEDAEEAAKTGAQALVVSNHGGRQLDGAPSSIEVLPEIADAVGDKMEIMFDGGIRSGQDVMRALALGAKSCMIGRAYAYGLGAGGQAGVAKAIDIIQKELLTTMGLCGVNRIDEIDDHIIAV, encoded by the coding sequence ATGAAGCACATCACCTGTATCGACGATCTTCGCGCGCTGCATAAGCGCCGCGTGCCGAAGGCGTTCTTCGACTATTGCGACCGCGGCTCCTATGCCGAGGAGACGCTGCGCGCCAACCGCGAGGACATGCAGGCGATCAAGTTCCGCCAGCGCATCCTGGTCGACGTCTCCAAGCGCGACACCTCGACCACGATCCTCGGCGAGCCCTCGACCATGCCGCTGATCCTGGCGCCTGTCGGCTTGCTCGGCATGCAGCATGGCGACGGCGAGATCCATGCCTGCCGCGCCGCGCAGGCCGCCGGTATCCCGTTCACGCAATCGACTATGTCGATCTGCTCGATCGAGGATATCGCCGCGAGTGTCGAGAAGCCGTTCTGGTTCCAGCTCTACGTCATGAAGGACCGCGGCTTCATCAAGGATCTGATCCAGCGCGCCATCGCGGCCAAGTGCAGCGCGCTGGTGCTCACCGTCGACCTGCAGGTGATCGGCCAACGCCACGCCGACATCAAGAACGGCATGACGGTGCCACCGGAATGGTCGCTATCGAAGCTTCTGGATTTCGCCAGCAAGCCGGCCTGGGTCTCAGGCGTGCTGCAAGGCAAGCGCCGCACCTTCGGCAACATCGCCGGCCACGTGAAGAACACCGAGGATCTCAACCGCCTCGCCGAATGGACCGCATCGCAGTTCGACACCTCCTTGAACTGGAAGGACGTCGAGTGGGTCCGCAGCATCTGGCCGGGCAAGCTCGTCATCAAGGGCATCCTCGACGTCGAGGACGCCGAGGAAGCCGCTAAGACCGGCGCGCAGGCCCTCGTCGTCTCCAACCATGGCGGCCGGCAGCTCGACGGCGCGCCGTCCTCGATCGAGGTGCTGCCCGAGATCGCGGACGCGGTCGGCGACAAGATGGAGATCATGTTCGACGGCGGCATCCGCTCCGGCCAGGACGTGATGCGCGCGCTCGCGCTCGGCGCAAAATCCTGCATGATCGGCCGCGCCTACGCCTATGGCTTAGGGGCCGGCGGCCAGGCCGGCGTCGCCAAGGCGATCGACATCATCCAGAAAGAGCTGCTCACCACCATGGGCCTGTGCGGCGTCAACAGGATCGACGAGATCGACGATCACATCATTGCGGTGTGA
- the glmM gene encoding phosphoglucosamine mutase: protein MSRKYFGTDGIRGRANGLITPELALKVGQAAGLAFQRGDHRHRVVIGKDTRLSGYMIEYAMVAGFTSVGMDVLLVGPMPTPAVAMLTKSMRADLGVMISASHNLFEDNGIKLFGPQGFKLSDDVERQIEQLLDESLDKRLAQSASLGRARRIDGVHDRYIEFAKRTLPRDLSLDGLRVVIDCANGAAYKVVPEALWELGADVVPIGVEPDGFNINKECGSTSPEALSKKVREMRADIGIALDGDADRVILVDERGHLVDGDQLLAVIAQSWKEDGRLSRPGIVATVMSNLGLERFLNGQGLDLVRTPVGDRYVLEQMLNGGYNLGGEQSGHIILSDYATTGDGFVAALQVLAVVQKLRRPVSEVCHRFDPLPQILKNVRHKGGKPLDDSDVKSAISDGEKRLNGCGRLLIRSSGTEPVIRVMGEGEDRILVEDVVDTIVSALGQAAA, encoded by the coding sequence ATGAGCCGCAAATATTTCGGGACGGACGGGATTCGGGGCCGCGCCAACGGACTGATCACGCCGGAGCTCGCGCTCAAGGTCGGCCAGGCCGCGGGCCTTGCGTTTCAACGCGGCGACCACCGCCATCGGGTTGTGATCGGTAAGGACACCCGCCTGTCCGGCTACATGATCGAATATGCGATGGTCGCTGGCTTCACCTCGGTCGGCATGGACGTGCTGCTGGTCGGCCCGATGCCGACACCGGCGGTCGCGATGCTGACCAAGTCGATGCGCGCCGATCTCGGCGTGATGATCTCGGCTTCGCACAATCTGTTCGAGGACAACGGCATCAAGCTGTTCGGCCCGCAGGGCTTCAAGCTCTCCGACGACGTCGAGCGGCAGATCGAGCAGCTGCTCGACGAATCCCTCGACAAGAGGCTCGCGCAGAGCGCGAGCTTGGGCCGCGCCCGCCGCATCGACGGCGTGCATGACCGCTACATCGAATTCGCCAAGCGCACGCTGCCGCGCGATCTGTCGCTGGATGGTTTGCGCGTCGTGATCGATTGCGCCAACGGCGCCGCCTACAAGGTGGTGCCGGAAGCGCTGTGGGAATTGGGTGCCGACGTCGTTCCGATCGGCGTCGAGCCCGACGGCTTCAACATCAACAAGGAATGCGGCTCGACCTCGCCGGAAGCGCTGTCGAAGAAGGTGCGCGAGATGCGCGCCGACATCGGCATCGCGCTCGACGGTGACGCCGATCGCGTCATCCTGGTCGACGAGCGCGGTCATCTCGTCGACGGTGACCAGCTGCTCGCGGTGATCGCGCAGAGCTGGAAGGAAGACGGCCGGCTGTCGCGGCCGGGCATCGTCGCGACCGTGATGTCCAATCTCGGCCTCGAGCGTTTCCTGAACGGGCAGGGGCTCGATCTCGTCCGCACGCCGGTCGGCGACCGCTACGTGCTCGAGCAGATGCTGAACGGCGGCTACAATCTCGGCGGCGAGCAGTCCGGCCACATCATCCTGTCCGACTACGCCACCACCGGCGACGGCTTCGTTGCGGCCTTGCAGGTGCTGGCGGTGGTGCAGAAGCTGCGCCGTCCGGTGTCCGAAGTCTGCCACCGCTTCGATCCGCTGCCGCAGATCCTGAAGAACGTCCGTCACAAGGGCGGCAAGCCGCTCGACGATTCCGACGTCAAGTCGGCGATCTCCGACGGCGAGAAACGCCTCAACGGCTGCGGCCGCCTCCTGATCCGATCCTCCGGCACCGAACCGGTGATCCGCGTCATGGGCGAGGGCGAGGACCGTATCCTGGTCGAGGACGTCGTCGACACCATCGTCTCCGCGCTCGGCCAAGCGGCGGCGTAA